Proteins encoded together in one Gemmatimonadetes bacterium T265 window:
- a CDS encoding asparagine synthetase B, with translation MCGLAGFAGAFDARLLGAMNACVAHRGPDGGGDLVLRSDAGRGRVGLAHRRLSIIDLSADGAQPMGVDCARCGVRHDTPADDALWLAYNGELYNFPALRAELEAAGHRFRSRTDSEVLLHLYAEAGPAMLERLNGIFALALYDGRPTGRPEDVARGDVLLARDGLGTKPLYYAAVADGVLFGSELKSLLQSPAVSRDVDAAAIHYHLAYLWSPAPHTVLRAVRKLRPGYALAVRDGVVAREWCHYDLPYGRAPLAGTEAEIAAQLATEVEAAVSRQMVADVPVGAFLSGGLDSSAVVAMMRRARPDYRPRCYTIGFADDADVEGNPADLPYARRVAEHLDVDLRVLEIAPDAIRHLGRMLYHLDEPQADPAPINALLIAEAAREDGTKVLLSGAGGDDLLSGYRRHRALGAERAWGWLPRAVRRGVAAGARGVSEGRGGVGLMDRPLARRVAKMFAHADLPPDARLASYFWWSGEAVRRSLYTPAFAEATREVDTAGPLLASLARIPGERNALNRMLYLEGKHFLADHNLNYTDKTGMAAGVEVRVPLLDRELVDFATRIPAHMKQRGAVGKAIFKRAMEPYLPHDVIYRPKSGFGAPLRRWLHGELRDQVQDALSPAALARRGWFEPAAVARLIDADRRGAVDGAYTIFALVCLELWCRMFIDAPVPAMGRA, from the coding sequence ATGTGCGGACTCGCCGGATTCGCCGGCGCCTTCGACGCCCGACTCCTCGGCGCGATGAACGCGTGCGTCGCGCACCGCGGCCCCGACGGGGGGGGCGACCTCGTGCTACGCTCCGACGCGGGGCGCGGGCGCGTCGGACTGGCGCACCGGCGGCTCTCGATCATCGACCTCTCCGCCGACGGCGCGCAGCCGATGGGGGTCGACTGCGCCCGCTGCGGCGTGCGCCACGACACGCCGGCCGACGACGCGCTCTGGCTCGCCTACAACGGAGAGCTCTACAACTTCCCGGCACTCCGCGCGGAGCTCGAGGCCGCGGGGCACCGGTTCCGGAGCCGCACCGATTCGGAGGTGCTGCTGCACCTCTATGCGGAAGCCGGGCCGGCGATGCTGGAGCGGCTGAACGGGATCTTCGCCCTCGCCCTCTACGACGGACGGCCGACCGGGCGGCCGGAGGACGTGGCGCGTGGCGACGTCCTACTCGCGCGCGACGGGCTCGGCACGAAGCCGCTCTACTACGCGGCCGTCGCCGACGGCGTGTTGTTCGGGTCGGAGCTCAAGTCGCTCCTCCAGAGCCCCGCGGTGTCGCGCGACGTCGACGCGGCCGCGATCCACTATCACCTCGCGTACCTGTGGTCGCCCGCGCCGCATACGGTGCTCCGCGCGGTCCGCAAGCTGCGGCCCGGGTACGCGCTCGCGGTGCGCGACGGCGTAGTCGCGCGCGAGTGGTGCCACTACGACCTTCCGTACGGGCGCGCGCCGCTCGCCGGGACGGAAGCGGAGATCGCCGCGCAACTTGCGACGGAGGTCGAGGCGGCCGTCAGCCGGCAGATGGTCGCCGACGTGCCGGTCGGCGCGTTCCTCTCCGGCGGGCTCGATTCGAGTGCGGTCGTCGCGATGATGCGGCGCGCGCGGCCCGACTACCGGCCGCGCTGCTACACCATCGGCTTCGCCGACGACGCCGACGTCGAGGGAAACCCGGCCGACTTGCCCTACGCGCGGCGTGTGGCCGAGCACCTCGACGTGGACCTGCGCGTGCTCGAGATCGCGCCCGACGCGATCCGGCACCTCGGCCGGATGCTCTACCACCTCGACGAACCGCAGGCCGACCCCGCGCCGATCAACGCGCTCCTGATCGCGGAGGCGGCGCGCGAGGACGGGACGAAGGTCCTGCTCTCGGGCGCGGGCGGCGACGACCTGCTGAGCGGCTACCGCCGGCACCGCGCGTTAGGCGCCGAGCGCGCGTGGGGGTGGCTGCCGCGTGCCGTGCGTCGCGGCGTCGCGGCCGGGGCGCGCGGCGTGAGCGAGGGGCGGGGCGGGGTCGGGCTGATGGATCGGCCGCTCGCGCGCCGCGTCGCGAAGATGTTTGCCCACGCGGACCTGCCGCCCGACGCGCGGCTCGCGAGCTACTTCTGGTGGAGCGGCGAGGCCGTCCGGCGGTCGCTCTACACGCCGGCGTTCGCGGAGGCGACGCGCGAGGTGGACACGGCCGGGCCGCTCCTCGCCTCGCTCGCGCGCATCCCGGGCGAGCGGAACGCGCTCAACCGCATGCTGTACCTCGAAGGCAAGCACTTCCTCGCCGACCACAACCTGAACTACACCGACAAGACCGGCATGGCCGCGGGCGTCGAGGTGCGCGTCCCGCTGCTCGACCGCGAGCTGGTCGACTTCGCGACGCGCATCCCCGCGCACATGAAGCAGCGCGGCGCCGTCGGGAAGGCCATCTTCAAACGCGCGATGGAGCCGTACCTGCCGCACGACGTCATCTACCGCCCGAAGAGCGGGTTCGGCGCGCCGCTCCGCCGCTGGCTGCACGGCGAGCTGCGCGACCAGGTGCAGGACGCGCTCAGCCCCGCGGCGCTCGCCCGCCGCGGGTGGTTCGAGCCCGCCGCGGTGGCGCGCCTGATCGACGCCGACCGGCGGGGCGCGGTCGACGGCGCGTACACGATCTTCGCGCTCGTCTGCCTGGAGCTGTGGTGCCGCATGTTCATCGACGCGCCGGTGCCGGCGATGGGGCGGGCGTGA
- the ugd gene encoding UDP-glucose 6-dehydrogenase, which produces MKISVIGTGYVGLVVGACLAETGNDIVCADLDQSKIEGLRRNVLPIYEPGLDALVERNQAQNRLAFTTDVGAAVEHSDVIFIAVGTPPDEDGSADLRHVLGVADTVGRHLQREAVIVTKSTVPVGTAAKVRAAVARHARVPFHVCSNPEFLKEGAALDDFMKPDRVVLGVDSDYARGVMATLYAPFVRTGNPLIFMDIASAEMTKYAANAMLATRISFMNEVANLCDQVGANVDLVREGIGSDSRIGRSFLFPGPGYGGSCFPKDVQALVRTAHEAGAPMRVLEAVEAANERQKTRLFEKLKDALDGALAGRRVAVWGLAFKPRTDDMRESPALTLIEALLAEGASVIAHDPEAMKEARRRLDDRIEYAANNYEATNGADALVIVTDWSEYRNPDLSRVKAGLRQPVVIDGRNLYDPTRMAALGFRYASIGRHAPGARGD; this is translated from the coding sequence GTGAAGATCTCTGTCATCGGCACCGGTTACGTGGGCCTCGTCGTCGGGGCCTGCCTCGCGGAAACCGGGAACGACATCGTCTGCGCGGACTTGGACCAGTCGAAGATCGAAGGACTGCGTCGCAACGTGCTGCCGATCTACGAGCCCGGGCTCGACGCGCTCGTCGAGCGCAACCAGGCGCAGAACCGGCTCGCGTTCACGACCGACGTCGGCGCGGCGGTCGAGCACTCGGACGTCATCTTTATCGCCGTCGGTACGCCGCCCGACGAGGACGGGTCGGCCGACCTCCGGCACGTGCTCGGTGTCGCCGACACGGTCGGTCGGCATTTACAGCGCGAAGCGGTGATCGTCACGAAGTCGACGGTGCCGGTCGGCACGGCCGCCAAGGTGCGCGCCGCGGTCGCGCGGCACGCGCGCGTGCCGTTCCACGTCTGCAGCAACCCCGAGTTTTTGAAAGAGGGCGCCGCGCTCGACGACTTCATGAAGCCGGACCGCGTCGTGCTCGGCGTCGACAGCGACTACGCGCGGGGTGTGATGGCGACGCTCTACGCGCCGTTCGTGCGCACCGGCAACCCGCTCATCTTCATGGACATCGCCTCCGCGGAGATGACCAAGTACGCCGCGAACGCGATGCTCGCCACGCGGATCTCGTTCATGAACGAGGTCGCCAACCTCTGCGACCAGGTCGGCGCGAACGTCGACCTCGTGCGCGAAGGGATCGGGAGCGACTCGCGCATCGGGCGGTCGTTCCTCTTTCCCGGGCCGGGCTACGGCGGCTCGTGCTTTCCCAAGGACGTCCAGGCGCTCGTCCGGACCGCGCACGAGGCCGGCGCGCCGATGCGCGTGCTCGAGGCCGTCGAGGCGGCGAACGAGCGCCAGAAGACGCGGCTCTTCGAGAAGCTCAAGGACGCGCTCGACGGCGCGCTCGCGGGGCGGCGGGTCGCCGTCTGGGGGTTGGCGTTCAAGCCGCGCACGGACGACATGCGCGAGTCGCCGGCGCTGACGCTCATCGAGGCGCTCCTCGCCGAGGGCGCGTCCGTGATAGCGCACGACCCGGAGGCGATGAAAGAGGCGAGGCGGCGGCTCGACGACCGCATCGAGTACGCCGCGAACAACTACGAGGCGACGAACGGCGCCGACGCCCTCGTCATCGTCACCGACTGGAGCGAGTACCGCAACCCCGACCTGTCGCGCGTGAAGGCGGGGCTGCGCCAGCCGGTCGTAATCGACGGCCGCAACCTCTACGACCCGACGCGGATGGCCGCGCTCGGGTTCCGCTACGCGTCGATCGGGCGGCACGCGCCCGGCGCGCGGGGCGACTGA
- a CDS encoding UDP-phosphate galactose phosphotransferase, which translates to MLKRAIDVVGAAVGLVVLSPVLLGVALVLARRMGRPVLFRQTRPGLHGRAFTMYKFRTMRDAVGRDGRPLADAERLTPLGRLLRSTSLDELPELFNVLRGEMSLVGPRPLLMEYLPLYTPEQARRHDVRPGMTGWAQVNGRNAIGWDEKFARDVWYVDHQSLALDVRILLLTLARVLAREGVSAAGEATARPFTGSVTTGSAPRGASGA; encoded by the coding sequence GTGCTGAAGCGCGCGATCGACGTCGTCGGCGCGGCGGTCGGCCTCGTCGTCCTCTCGCCGGTCTTGTTAGGCGTCGCGCTCGTCCTCGCGCGGCGCATGGGCCGACCCGTGCTCTTCCGGCAGACGCGGCCGGGGCTGCACGGGCGCGCGTTTACGATGTACAAGTTCCGCACGATGCGCGACGCCGTGGGCCGCGACGGCCGCCCGCTCGCCGACGCGGAGCGCCTCACGCCGCTCGGCCGCCTGCTGCGCAGCACGAGCCTCGACGAGCTGCCGGAGCTCTTCAACGTCCTGCGCGGCGAGATGAGCCTCGTCGGGCCGCGGCCGCTGCTCATGGAATACCTGCCGCTCTACACGCCCGAGCAGGCCCGGCGGCACGACGTCCGCCCGGGGATGACGGGCTGGGCCCAGGTGAACGGCCGCAACGCGATCGGCTGGGACGAGAAGTTCGCACGCGACGTGTGGTACGTGGACCACCAGTCGCTCGCGCTCGACGTGCGCATCCTCCTCCTAACGCTCGCGCGCGTCCTCGCCCGCGAGGGCGTCAGCGCGGCGGGCGAGGCGACGGCGCGGCCGTTCACGGGGTCGGTCACGACCGGATCCGCGCCGCGGGGCGCGTCGGGCGCGTGA
- a CDS encoding oxidoreductase has protein sequence MKQLLQQLDTGETRLADVPAPRAGSTSLVVESRATVVSAGTERMLVEFGRANLLDKARQQPDKVRQVLDKVRTDGLAPTLEAVRAKLDAPIPLGYCHAGVVVEAGERVRQFRVGERVVTNGQHAEYVRVPQTLAARIPDGVGFEAAAFTPLAAIGLQGLRLAAPTLGETVVVYGLGLIGLLTVQLLRANGCRVIGIDRDATRLGLAERFGATAVEGGAAGAAEHVLAQTAGVGADAVLLTLASQSDDPVHDAAAMSRKRGRLVLVGVTGLHLRREDFYRKELSFAVSCSYGPGRYDPEYEDAARDYPLPFVRWTEQRNFEAVLGLMAQGSVDPTPLVTHRIAFAAAPAAYDVISGKAPSLGVVLDYPDRGGAAPGAAGRLVSAKVSANGGAPPVAVRGAARGVVGVIGAGNFAVRTLLPALQPTGARLHTIVSSGGTTGAIAAQKFGFARTSSDVDAVLDDDEIDTVFVLTRHDTHARLAERALAAGKHVFVEKPLALTEDAVDAVAAARDASGRLLTVGFNRRFAPLTHELRGLLRGRAGPLSVIATVNAGAIPRDHWTQDPDVGGGRIVGEACHFVDLCWALVGAPIIDLRVTTARDAGGRAIDDVAHLSLAFADGSTAVVHYLASGARAFPKERVECFWDGKTAAIDNWRRLRRYGVAGPLWERSRAMDKGHAEELRRWMAAVRGEQPVPIPPDELFEVSRWSARAGRLARDRTGEAAAEC, from the coding sequence ATGAAGCAGTTGCTGCAACAGCTCGACACCGGCGAGACCCGCCTCGCCGACGTTCCCGCGCCGCGCGCCGGCTCGACCTCGCTCGTCGTCGAGTCACGCGCGACCGTGGTGTCGGCCGGCACCGAGCGGATGCTGGTCGAGTTCGGCCGCGCGAACCTGCTCGACAAGGCCCGCCAGCAACCGGACAAGGTGCGGCAGGTGCTCGACAAGGTGCGCACCGACGGGCTCGCGCCGACGCTCGAGGCCGTGCGCGCCAAGCTCGACGCGCCGATCCCGTTAGGCTACTGCCACGCCGGCGTCGTCGTCGAGGCCGGCGAGCGCGTCCGGCAGTTCCGGGTCGGCGAGCGCGTCGTGACCAACGGTCAGCACGCGGAGTACGTGCGCGTGCCCCAGACGCTCGCGGCGCGCATTCCCGACGGCGTCGGGTTCGAAGCGGCCGCGTTCACGCCGCTCGCCGCGATCGGCCTCCAGGGCCTCCGCCTCGCCGCGCCCACGCTCGGCGAGACAGTGGTCGTCTACGGCCTCGGACTGATCGGGCTTCTCACCGTACAGCTGCTCCGCGCTAACGGATGCCGGGTGATCGGCATCGACCGCGACGCGACGCGGCTCGGTCTCGCGGAGCGGTTCGGGGCGACCGCGGTCGAGGGCGGGGCGGCGGGCGCGGCCGAGCACGTGCTCGCGCAGACGGCGGGCGTCGGCGCGGATGCGGTGCTGCTCACGCTCGCTTCGCAGAGCGACGACCCCGTGCACGACGCGGCGGCGATGAGCCGGAAGCGTGGGCGGCTCGTGCTGGTCGGCGTGACGGGGCTGCACCTCCGGCGCGAGGACTTCTATCGGAAGGAGCTCTCGTTCGCCGTCTCGTGCAGCTACGGCCCCGGGCGGTACGATCCGGAGTACGAGGACGCCGCCCGCGACTACCCGCTCCCGTTCGTGCGCTGGACGGAGCAGCGGAACTTCGAGGCGGTGTTAGGCCTCATGGCGCAGGGGTCGGTCGACCCGACGCCGCTCGTCACGCACCGTATCGCCTTCGCCGCCGCGCCCGCCGCGTACGACGTGATCTCGGGCAAGGCACCGAGCCTCGGCGTCGTGCTCGACTACCCGGACCGCGGCGGCGCGGCGCCGGGCGCGGCCGGCCGGCTCGTGTCGGCGAAGGTCAGTGCAAACGGCGGCGCTCCCCCGGTCGCGGTCCGCGGCGCAGCACGCGGCGTGGTCGGCGTGATCGGGGCGGGGAACTTCGCCGTGCGCACGCTGCTCCCCGCGTTGCAACCGACCGGCGCCCGCCTCCACACGATCGTGTCGTCTGGCGGCACGACGGGCGCGATCGCCGCCCAGAAGTTCGGCTTCGCGCGGACGAGCAGCGACGTCGACGCGGTGCTCGACGACGACGAGATCGACACGGTATTCGTGCTCACCCGCCACGACACGCACGCGCGGCTCGCCGAACGCGCGCTCGCGGCCGGAAAGCACGTCTTCGTCGAGAAGCCGCTCGCGCTCACCGAGGACGCGGTCGACGCCGTCGCTGCGGCCCGCGACGCCTCGGGACGTCTACTAACAGTCGGGTTCAACCGCCGCTTTGCGCCGCTCACGCACGAACTGCGCGGGCTGCTCCGCGGCCGCGCGGGTCCGCTGTCCGTGATCGCGACCGTGAACGCGGGCGCGATCCCGCGCGACCACTGGACACAGGACCCCGACGTCGGTGGTGGGCGCATCGTCGGCGAAGCGTGCCACTTCGTGGACCTCTGCTGGGCGCTCGTCGGTGCGCCGATCATCGACCTGCGCGTGACCACCGCGCGCGACGCGGGCGGGCGCGCGATCGACGACGTCGCGCACCTGTCGCTCGCCTTCGCCGACGGGTCGACCGCCGTCGTCCACTACCTCGCGAGCGGCGCGCGCGCGTTCCCCAAGGAGCGCGTCGAGTGCTTCTGGGACGGCAAGACGGCGGCGATCGACAACTGGCGCCGGCTGCGCCGGTACGGGGTCGCGGGGCCGCTGTGGGAGCGCTCGCGCGCGATGGACAAGGGGCACGCGGAGGAGCTGCGGCGGTGGATGGCCGCCGTGCGCGGCGAGCAGCCGGTGCCGATCCCGCCCGACGAGCTGTTCGAGGTCTCGCGCTGGTCGGCGCGCGCGGGGCGGCTCGCGCGCGACCGGACGGGCGAGGCGGCGGCGGAGTGCTGA
- the epsN gene encoding putative pyridoxal phosphate-dependent aminotransferase EpsN encodes MPDRIYLSVPHMSGHERTFVDEAFRSNWLSSVGPNLDGFEADVAALLGDGVRTLATASGTAALHLVLRAVGVGPGDRVAVSTLTFAGSVWPILYLGARPVFLDSETESGNLSPALVDEYLRDAARRNALPKALVVVHLYGQHADVDAIAQSCREHGVVLVEDAAESLGATYRGHPTGTTADYAILSFNGNKIITTTGGGMVVTRDADALARMRKWANQSREPAVEYVHAELGYNYRMSNVLAGIGRGQLCVLAERVAQRRAVFERYRTALGRARGVTFQPEASWGTHSRWLTVMFLKPGVAAISPTTLIERLAAENIEARPVWRPMHTQPMFADCESVGGDVAERLYGTGVCLPSSSSLSADEQARVVTAVANTLSLSTPRRPS; translated from the coding sequence ATGCCGGACCGCATCTATCTCTCCGTGCCACACATGAGCGGCCACGAACGGACGTTCGTGGACGAGGCGTTCCGCAGCAACTGGCTGTCGTCGGTCGGACCCAACCTCGACGGGTTCGAGGCCGACGTCGCGGCGCTGTTAGGCGACGGCGTCCGGACGCTCGCGACGGCGAGCGGGACGGCCGCGCTGCACCTCGTCCTCCGCGCCGTCGGCGTCGGCCCGGGCGACCGCGTGGCCGTCTCGACGCTGACCTTCGCCGGCTCGGTGTGGCCGATCCTCTACCTCGGCGCCCGCCCGGTCTTCCTCGACAGCGAAACCGAGTCGGGTAACCTCTCGCCCGCGCTCGTCGACGAGTACCTGCGGGACGCCGCGCGCCGGAACGCGCTCCCGAAAGCGCTCGTTGTCGTTCATCTCTACGGACAGCATGCGGACGTCGACGCGATCGCGCAGTCGTGCCGCGAACACGGCGTCGTCCTCGTCGAGGACGCGGCGGAGTCGCTCGGCGCGACGTACCGCGGACACCCGACGGGCACCACCGCCGACTACGCTATCCTCAGCTTCAACGGCAACAAGATCATCACCACGACGGGCGGCGGGATGGTCGTTACGCGGGACGCGGACGCCCTGGCGCGCATGCGGAAGTGGGCGAACCAGTCGCGCGAGCCGGCGGTCGAGTACGTGCACGCGGAGCTCGGCTACAACTACCGCATGAGCAACGTGCTCGCCGGCATCGGGCGCGGCCAGCTCTGCGTGCTCGCCGAGCGCGTCGCGCAGCGGCGGGCCGTGTTCGAGCGCTACCGCACCGCGCTCGGCCGCGCACGCGGCGTCACCTTTCAACCGGAAGCGTCGTGGGGGACGCATTCGCGCTGGCTCACGGTCATGTTCCTCAAGCCCGGCGTCGCGGCGATCTCGCCCACGACCCTGATCGAACGGCTCGCGGCGGAGAACATCGAGGCACGCCCGGTCTGGCGGCCGATGCACACGCAACCAATGTTCGCCGACTGCGAGTCGGTCGGCGGCGACGTCGCCGAGCGCCTGTATGGAACGGGAGTTTGCCTGCCGTCGTCCTCGTCGCTTTCGGCGGATGAGCAAGCGCGGGTCGTCACGGCGGTCGCAAACACGCTAAGCTTGAGCACGCCGCGACGACCGTCGTAG
- a CDS encoding glycosyl transferase family 2, with protein MIVVVPMAGRGSRFADHGVQTPKPLIEVRGRPMVAWALDGLGDVLAAARRVVFVALREHDERFGLRTLLPSLTGPRTDVVSLDAVTDGQLRTVLAAEALFRPDDDVLVASCDTYVAPGIARDVAARRPDCHGIISVVRAPGDRWSFARTDETGRVVEVAEKRRISDLASTGLYYFSRADELVEVARGMFARGETTRGEYYVIPVYERYIARGWRVDVSEAPGMHDMGTPDALRAFLAAGARPDR; from the coding sequence GTGATCGTCGTGGTCCCGATGGCCGGGCGCGGGTCGCGGTTCGCGGACCACGGCGTGCAGACCCCCAAGCCCCTGATCGAGGTGCGCGGGCGCCCGATGGTCGCGTGGGCGCTCGACGGCCTCGGCGACGTGCTCGCCGCCGCCCGGCGCGTGGTGTTCGTCGCGCTCCGCGAGCACGACGAGCGGTTCGGGCTCCGGACGCTGCTGCCGTCGCTCACCGGTCCGCGTACCGACGTCGTGTCGCTCGACGCGGTCACCGACGGACAGCTGCGTACCGTGCTCGCGGCCGAGGCGCTCTTCCGGCCGGACGACGACGTGCTGGTCGCGAGCTGCGACACGTACGTCGCGCCGGGGATCGCGCGCGACGTCGCCGCGCGTCGCCCCGACTGTCACGGGATCATCTCGGTCGTCCGCGCCCCGGGGGACCGCTGGAGCTTCGCGCGGACGGACGAGACGGGCCGCGTCGTCGAGGTCGCGGAGAAGCGGCGCATCTCGGACCTCGCGAGCACCGGACTGTATTACTTCTCGCGCGCCGACGAACTCGTCGAGGTCGCGCGCGGGATGTTCGCGCGCGGCGAGACGACGCGCGGCGAGTACTACGTGATTCCGGTCTACGAGCGGTACATCGCGCGGGGGTGGCGCGTCGACGTCTCGGAGGCGCCCGGGATGCACGACATGGGGACGCCGGACGCACTGCGGGCCTTTCTGGCGGCCGGCGCGCGGCCGGATCGTTAG
- a CDS encoding glycosyltransferase WbuB: MTAAGVTARSDASTPALLWVNQFAVTPAQQGGTRHFELGRELVRRGWAVTVAACDLNLHSRQYARRAHARATDAVDDVVDGVHFRWLWAAPYERNNWRRAHNWLSFSRRVWRMRGARPDVVIGSSPQLFAALASERLARRWGVPFVFEVRDLWPESLLAAGGRKGPLYRVLERIARHLYAHADRIVVLARGSADYLATLGVDAAKVVFVPNGVDVSAFAGVERPARETLTLVYTGAHGPANGLDAVLDAAERLRDRADLRFLLVGDGPAKAALVADAERRGLANVEFRDPIPKHAMPALLASVDAGLMVLRESPLFTFGVSPNKLFDYFGAALPVVCNVPGEVATMVADARAGEQTADASGAALADAVLRLAARAPAERAAMGAAGRAWVAREHDRPVLADRLDAVLRPLAARAAR; encoded by the coding sequence GTGACGGCGGCGGGAGTCACGGCGAGGTCGGACGCGTCGACGCCGGCGCTGCTCTGGGTCAACCAGTTCGCGGTGACGCCGGCGCAGCAGGGCGGGACGCGCCACTTCGAGCTCGGCCGCGAACTCGTCCGCCGCGGCTGGGCGGTCACGGTCGCCGCGTGCGACCTGAACCTGCACTCGCGCCAGTACGCGCGCCGCGCCCACGCGCGCGCGACCGACGCGGTCGACGACGTCGTCGACGGGGTGCACTTCCGCTGGCTGTGGGCCGCGCCGTACGAGCGCAACAACTGGCGTCGCGCGCACAACTGGCTCTCGTTCAGCCGCCGCGTGTGGCGCATGCGCGGCGCCCGCCCCGACGTCGTGATCGGCTCGTCGCCGCAGCTCTTCGCGGCGCTCGCCTCCGAGCGCCTCGCGCGGCGCTGGGGCGTACCGTTCGTCTTCGAGGTGCGCGACCTGTGGCCGGAGAGCCTGCTCGCCGCGGGCGGCCGCAAGGGCCCGCTCTACCGCGTGCTCGAGCGGATCGCGCGCCACCTCTACGCCCACGCCGACCGCATCGTCGTCCTCGCCCGCGGCTCGGCGGACTACCTCGCCACGTTAGGCGTCGACGCGGCGAAGGTCGTCTTCGTGCCGAACGGCGTCGACGTGTCGGCGTTCGCCGGCGTCGAGCGGCCGGCGCGCGAGACGCTGACCCTCGTCTACACCGGCGCGCACGGACCGGCGAACGGCCTCGACGCGGTGCTCGACGCCGCCGAGCGCCTGCGCGACCGCGCCGACCTGCGGTTCCTGCTTGTCGGCGACGGGCCGGCCAAGGCGGCGCTCGTCGCCGACGCGGAGCGGCGGGGGCTCGCGAACGTCGAGTTCCGCGACCCGATCCCGAAGCACGCGATGCCCGCGCTCCTGGCGAGCGTCGACGCGGGACTAATGGTGCTCCGCGAGTCGCCGCTGTTCACCTTCGGCGTGAGCCCGAACAAGCTGTTCGACTACTTCGGCGCGGCACTCCCGGTCGTCTGCAACGTGCCCGGCGAGGTCGCGACGATGGTCGCCGACGCGCGCGCCGGCGAGCAAACGGCGGACGCGAGCGGCGCCGCCCTCGCCGACGCGGTGCTGCGGCTCGCGGCGCGCGCGCCGGCCGAGCGCGCCGCGATGGGCGCGGCCGGGCGCGCGTGGGTCGCGCGCGAGCACGACCGGCCGGTGCTCGCCGACCGGCTCGACGCGGTCCTCCGGCCGCTCGCGGCGCGTGCTGCCCGTTAG
- a CDS encoding hypothetical protein (frameshifted, deletion at around 1068581) encodes MIGPRAGGRRFLIWGGGGHGKVVADLVRALGDEVVGFVDRDAAKIGQVVEPGGARVVLGEDDFLAGAGAHRAGAVALAVGDNAARLGCLARAGASGVPALVHPTAACSRSATLGAGTVVLAAAVVNAAAALGRAVIVNSGAVVEHDCVVGDGAHVSPGAVLAGGVHVGARAWVGAGATVIQGVRVGSEAVVGAGAVVIRDVPDGVTVVGNPARVLAARRG; translated from the coding sequence GTGATCGGTCCGCGCGCGGGCGGGCGGCGGTTCCTGATTTGGGGCGGCGGCGGCCACGGCAAGGTCGTCGCGGACCTCGTGCGCGCGCTCGGCGACGAGGTCGTCGGGTTCGTCGACCGGGACGCCGCCAAGATCGGACAGGTCGTCGAACCCGGCGGCGCGCGCGTCGTGCTCGGCGAAGACGACTTCCTCGCGGGGGCGGGCGCCCACCGGGCGGGGGCCGTCGCGCTCGCCGTCGGCGACAACGCCGCCCGACTCGGCTGCCTCGCGCGGGCGGGCGCCTCCGGCGTGCCGGCGCTCGTCCACCCCACGGCCGCGTGCAGCCGGTCGGCGACGTTAGGCGCGGGGACCGTCGTGCTCGCCGCCGCGGTCGTCAACGCCGCCGCGGCGCTCGGGCGGGCGGTGATCGTGAACTCGGGCGCCGTCGTCGAACACGATTGCGTGGTCGGCGACGGCGCGCACGTCTCGCCCGGCGCCGTGCTCGCGGGCGGGGTGCACGTCGGCGCGCGGGCGTGGGTCGGCGCCGGCGCGACCGTGATTCAGGGTGTCCGCGTCGGGAGCGAGGCGGTGGTCGGCGCCGGCGCGGTCGTCATCCGCGACGTACCCGACGGGGTCACCGTGGTCGGCAACCCCGCCCGGGTCCTCGCGGCGCGGCGCGGGTAG